The Miscanthus floridulus cultivar M001 chromosome 7, ASM1932011v1, whole genome shotgun sequence genome includes a region encoding these proteins:
- the LOC136464528 gene encoding large ribosomal subunit protein uL29c-like, whose amino-acid sequence MATVSLAAASPLTSTPRGIAAPAPRTALLSLRLGGVTAMRFAGLAAASQPVERRAAAAVAMAKREQELEEIRAMTTEQLEEEVVDLKGELFLLRLKRSARQEFKNSEFGRMRKRIARMLTVKREREMEQGINKRLSRKLDRKWKQSIVVRPPPSLRESKEE is encoded by the exons ATGGCGACGGTGTCTCTTGCCGCGGCGTCACCCCTCACCTCCACTCCCCGCGGCatcgcggctccggctcctcgcACGGCACTCCTGTCCCTCCGCTTAGGTGGCGTGACGGCGATGCGGTTCGCTGGACTGGCGGCGGCGTCGCAGCCAGTGGAGcgtcgcgcggcggcggcggtcgcgaTGGCGAAGAGGGAGCAGGAGCTGGAGGAGATCCGGGCCATGACAACGGAAcagctggaggaggaggtggtagaCCTCAAGGGGGAGCTTTTCCTGCTCCGCCTTAAGCGCTCGGCGCGCCAGGAGTTCAAGAACAGCGAGTTCGGCCGCATGCGCAAGAGG ATTGCCCGTATGCTGACTGTGAAAAGAGAGCGGGAAATGGAACAAGGAATCAACAAGAGATTGTCTAGGAAGCTTGATAGGAAATGGAAGCAGAGCATTGTGGTCAGACCACCACCATCTCTAAGGGAGAGCAAAGAGGAGTAG